One genomic segment of Desulfocapsa sulfexigens DSM 10523 includes these proteins:
- a CDS encoding Fur family transcriptional regulator yields MMEEKLSKKHLEQLKQLCNEAGIKLTHQRLEIFCELIAHPGHPSAEMIHKRIHKKLPTIAIDTVYRTLATFDELGLIKKLHVMNERTLFDTNLDIHHHFICTRCKKVNDIYWSDFDNTTLPETIENMGKVESRHLEIHGICNSCLDKT; encoded by the coding sequence ATGATGGAAGAAAAACTGAGCAAAAAACATCTAGAGCAGCTCAAGCAGCTCTGTAACGAAGCGGGAATCAAACTCACCCATCAACGGCTTGAGATTTTCTGTGAGTTGATAGCTCACCCTGGCCATCCATCTGCTGAGATGATACATAAACGGATCCATAAAAAACTCCCTACTATAGCCATTGACACAGTTTACAGAACCCTGGCTACCTTTGATGAATTAGGATTGATTAAAAAGCTCCATGTCATGAATGAACGGACTCTGTTTGATACGAATCTTGATATTCACCATCATTTTATCTGCACCCGCTGCAAGAAGGTGAATGATATTTACTGGTCTGATTTTGACAACACTACACTTCCCGAAACTATAGAGAACATGGGTAAGGTGGAATCCCGTCATCTTGAGATTCATGGTATCTGTAATAGCTGTCTTGATAAGACGTAA